Sequence from the Cuniculiplasma divulgatum genome:
CACAATAAGGAAGAGGTACCCGATTCTCATGGATGCCCTTGCCAGGCTTGCGGATCCCCTTGTCCGGAACATGGGGACAGTTGGCGGAAATATTTCCCATGGCGATCCCAGCAACGATCTCCCTGCAGTGATGCTTGCACTGAAGGCAACCTTTGTGGCAAGGGGAAGGGGAGGGGACAGGAACATAAATGCAAGGGACTTCTTCATTGACACTTTCACCACGGCGCTTGAACATGATGAGGTCCTGACCGGGATATCCATTCCCGTATGGAAAGAACACTCAGGCGGATCATACGTGAAGTTCGAGAGAGGCACCTGGAATTTCTCCGTGGCTGGAAGTGCAGTGCAACTGAGGCTTGAGAACGGAGCGGTTGTGGAAGCTGGCATTGCAATCACATCCATGGGGCCGAAAGCCATGTACATCCCGGAAGCGGAGGACTACCTTCTGGGTAAGAAATTCCATAAGTCAGTCATCAGTGAGGCTGCCGACATTGTTGTTGAGAAATCGCAGCCCAGTCCGGACACATATGGTTCTGTTGAGTATAAGAAAAACATCCTGAAGCGCATAACAATGGAGGCGCTTGAAAATGCATTCAGGAGATCGGGAGGAATGAAATAATGACAGGAAAGGAAATATCAATCACAATAAACGGCGAGAAAAAGACAGCTGAGGTAGAACCGAGGATGCTGCTGGTCCATTTCATAAGGGAAATAGCAGGACTCACTGGAACCCATGTGGGATGTGACACCACCAATTGCGGTGCCTGCACTGTCATAATGGATGGCAGGGCAGTGAAGTCATGCACCATACTTGCAGTCCAGGCGGATGGAAAAAAGATCACAACCATTGAGGGGCTCTCCAGGACTCCGGGAAAACTGCATCCTGTCCAGAAGGCGTTTGTTGACAAGCATGGCCTGCAGTGCGGCTACTGCACATCTGGCATGGTGCTGACATCATTCTGGCTCCTGAACAGGAAAAAGAAGGTCACTGAGGAAGAGATCAGGGAGGCCATATCCGGAAACCTCTGCCGCTGCACAGGCTATGAAAGCATAGTTGATTCCATTGAGGAGGCACAGAGAAACATGGAAAAGGAAGGGGAATACACAGAGGAGGAGATTCCCGTCAGGAGGAGCAGGTGATTCCAGTGGATCTTTCAGAGAAGATGGTCACGGGCAGGGGAAACTTCGTGGATGACATAAACCTGCCAGGAATGCTGCATCTGGCCTTTGTCAGGAGCCCTTATGCCAGGGCCCGCATAAAGAGCATTACCGGAGGCATTACATCAAGGGACATCGACATGAAGATGGCTTCCGTGGGGGAAGGAGCAAGTGCCGGTTTCGAGTATCTTGAACACCCCGTACTGGCCAAAGAATACGTTGGCTATGTGGGCCAGCCTGTTGCCGCTGTGTATTCAGAGAATGCGTACGAGGCAGAGGACCTTGTGGATACAGTTGATGTTGACTACGAGCCCCTCACTGCAATAGTGGATCCGGAGAAGGCATTGTCCGCTGATCCCATGTATCCCGGACTGAAGTCCAACATACTCGCCGACAGGTACCTGGGAGAGGATTTCCAGGTGGATGCGCCAGTTGTCATTGAGGATCACTTCGTGAACCACCGCATAGCAACCGATCCCATTGAGCCCAGGGGCATTGTTGCAGCATACGATGGAAAGAGGCTCACAGTATGGATAAGCACACAGAGTGTCCATACCATCAAGCAGGGATTCTGCGAGGTCATGAAACTCTCACCGGATGCGGTCAGAGTCATACAGACAGATACCGGAGGCGCATTTGGCCTGAAGGGGGGCTTCTATCCGGAATACGTGGTAGCCGCATGGCTCGCCATGAAGGAGGGCAGACCTGTGAAATGGATAGAGACACGTTCCGAGCATCTCCTGGCCAGCAGGCCGGGACGTGGCGTCGTGGGAAGGATGAAGCTTTACGCGAACCGCGAAGGCAGGATCCTGGGCATAAAGGGAGATGTAATAGTTGACAGCGGAGCATTTGCGGGAGGATCGGGAGAATTTTCATCAAGATTCATCGCCATGCAGATCACTGGCCCCTACGAGATAAACAATGCCCACATACATGCACTGTCCGTCCTCACCAACAAGGTGCCGCAGGGACCATACAGGGGTGCAGGAAGACCCGAGGCCGCATTTTTCATGGAAAGAATGGTTGACAGGCTTGCCGATGAGCTCCATATGGATCCTGTTGATGTCAGGATGATCAACGCAACCCGGGAACCTTTTGTGAGTCCCACAGGACTTACCGTTGAGGCTTCAAAGCCTTTCCTTGAACAGGCTGTGAAGGCAATGGACTACAATGGGCACAGGAAGAAAGGCAACTTCGGTTTCGGATGGTTTGTCCTGGTGCCGGCAACCATGCCTGGAGAGACTGCCAGGATACTTGTTGAAAACCGCGGCATCAAGGTATGGCTGGGCGGAACCGCACATGGCCAGCGGCATGATCTCTTTGTGAAGTCGATCCTTGCCGACGAGCTTGGCGTCGATCCTGGAATAGTTGAATGGCAGAAGGGTGACACTGACCAGCTGAAGGAGGGTGTTGGCGCATGGGGAAGCAGATCCGCAATGATGGGGGGATCCGCGCTGGTGGAGGCGGCGCACAAGCTTAAGGAACAGGTGGAGAAGAAGCACGGGAAATATTCCGTTTCGAAGCTTCTTGATGGGAAGTGGGATTCCTATGAATATTTCCACTATGACAAGCCCTACACAAGCCTTGGAGCAAATTTGATAACTGTGAGCACTGACAGGTATGGCAGAGTCAGGGTCGACGAATGCATATCATACTATGACCTTGGAAAGGTACTCAACATGGACAATGCCATAGGGCAGAATGCCGGGGGATGCGCAGAAGGCATAGGGCAGACCCTTTACGAGGGGCTCATGTTTGACCAGAACGGGCAGATGATCACATCATCAATCGCTGATGCCGGAGTTGTGAAAGCAACCATGGTCCCGCGCTACAGGCTCATCCTGCACAGCAGTGAATCCACACTGCCTTCAAAGGCAAAGGGCCTTGGTGAAGCTCCCACCATAGGCACACCCGTGGCTCTTTCTAGGGCAATAGAGGTTGCCACCGGCCTTCACATAACGGAAACGCCAATAAATCCGGAATACTTGATTTCTGCTGTGCGCGAACCATAGGTCGGATACCAACCTTTTTTTTGCATGCAATTTTCACTTCAACAATAACTCCTGTGAGCGTTTTGTTCACATCGCCGTAATCAACGCAATCATCCTGCAATGGCGTTGTATGGCAGGATCTTTGACCAATGGCGATCATGCTGCCGGTATCTGTCAAGGCTTATATTCAGTAAGCTCATAACATATACATGCAAAAGACAGAAGAGGGATTCGTGAAGAATTTTTCCCAGGTTGAGGAGATACCAATGCCGGGAGGTGGAGCTATCCGCTGGCTCATAACCCACAGGGATGGCGCTCCGACTTTTTCAATGCGGCTCATCACGGTTGGAAAGGGAAAGAGCACCCCGTACCATTCCCATGACTACGAGCACGAGATTTTTGTTGTCTCAGGAAAATGCGACGTTACCCTTGGAAATGCCCAGAAGACAGCATCAGAGGGGGACTTCATATTCATCCCGCCAAACCTCAGGCATGGCATGACGGCAACAGAGGACATGAAGATAATCTGCATTGTCCCCATAAAGGCCGCAAAGGAGATCCTTGGAGAATAACCACACCCCTATCCCTTTTGTGAAAATTTGAATATTTTCTTTATGATTATTTAAATCTAAATGAACAATTTACCACCATGGAAGGAAAATCAAGCACAGTTTCAGTGTTCGGTGCAACCGGCCTCATAGGGAGCAGCGTCATCAGGGCGCTTATGGAGGATGGATACAGCATCAGGATCTTTGCCAGGAATGTGGAGAAGAGCCGAGATATGTTTCCTGAAATAAATGAACACATCAGGTGGGATTATACCAGGGATGACTGGAAGCAGAATCTTGAGGGATCTGCAGTTGTAATTAATTTTTCAGGCGCCCCCATCTTCCAGAAGTGGAAGGGGAATTACAGGAAGGAAATCTGGGATTCCAGGGTGGAAGCCACAAAGCAGATTGTGGACGCCATAAGCAAGTGCACAGAAAAACCTGCCGTACTCATCAACGGCTCAGCCTCAGGCATTTACGGCTACGACAGCTTTGATGACAGGGAAGTGGATGAAAGTTCTCCGCCAGGCAGGGATTTCTGGGGTGACCTTGTAACTGCCTGGGAAAAGGAAGCCATGGCGGCAGCCAGTATGGGTGTCAGGGTCGTTCTCATAAGGACAAGTGTTGTGCTCACAATGAAGGGAGGTGCCCTGCCACAGCTTGTATCTGTTTTCAGGAAGGGCATAGGTGGTCCCATAAGTCCGGGGAACCAGTGGTTTCCATGGATACATGAAGATGACGAGGTTGGGCTTGTCCTGTTTGCGCTTGAAAATGATAATGTTTCCGGTCCCCTGAACGCTTCCGATCCTCAGGTTCCCACAATGAATGAGTTTGCGGCTACCCTTGGGGAAGTCATGCACAAGGGGTCCAGGATAAGGATTCCCATAACTGTCATCAGGCTAATGATGGGAGAGGTGTCCAACGTGCTGGCCAAGGGAAAGAAAGTGGTTCCCCGAAGAGCCATGGAACTGGGATACAGGTTCAGGTACACGGACCTGAAAGCAGCCCTTGCTGACCTCATGGGCAGCACGTGATAACGGTATCCATTCAGTCAATGAGGGACATGTTCTTCAGCACAACATAGGCTGCAGCCACATCCTCCAGGCCTATGCCCATGGATTTGAATACAGACCTCTTGAAATCCGCTTTCCCTGCGTTGATGAAGTCCTTCAGCTCCGTTATCTGCCTTTCAGGATGGTTCTCATGAAAACCTATGATCTCACCGGATTCCTTCAGGGCCTGGTCGAGGTTTTCTGCAATTATCACCTCGGATCCTGTGAGAATGTCCTCAGCCGCCTCCCTCCTGTTTGGCAGATTTCCACCACAGAGGTTGACATGATATTCCTGCCCTAGGTCCTTCCTGGAGAAAATGGCCTCGTTGGAATCAGTTATTGAATTTACTATTCTTGCTTTCCTGGTTCCTTCGGCCACGCTCTTCGCCGGTGTCACCGCTATTCCATGGAGACGGGACATTCTTTCCGCGAAAGCCGATGCATTGCCAAAGTTCCTTGAGTATACGTAAACATTCTCCGGGTCATATAGAGCAAGCAGCGCCTCCAGCTGGGTTTCGGCCTGGAAACCGGACCCAACTATGCATATGTCGGGATTCCTGTCCTTCACGATCCTGGATGTGACCATGGCAGGGAGTGCTCCTGTCCGCACCTGTCCCAGGCGGTTGGCTTCAATGACCGCAACCAGATCCATGGAACGGGTGTCAAACACGGCCACGACAAACCTTGCTCCGTTCTTTGAAGCTATGTATGTCTTCAGGCCTGCCAGATGGTACTTCTCGATGACGCCAGGCATGGTGTTGTAGACAACTCCGCCAATGATCAGCCTGTCCCTGGGGCTGGTGGTGGCCCTTCCATTCCCGTATTCAGTGAATGCGGTCTCCATGGCATCTATGGTCTCCTTCATTCCAAGGTTCTTCCTGACGTCCTCTTCCGTTATGTAATACATAATCTTGCATGCATTCTGGAGTAAAAAACCTATATAGCCAGATAAACTGATGCCCCATGGGCCCTTCAATAGATGCAAAGAAACTCAGGGACTACGTCAGCGGAAATAATTCATACTGGATAGAGGGGGATGGCGATAATTTTGAGCTCCACTTTTCTCCTGAATTCCCGGAGGCAATGGGGCACCTTCCGGAAGGACAGTCCGTGGAGCATATAATGTATGGGCGGGAAAGGAACGGTGTGATCTACTTTTACAGGTTTACAACGCGAAGTGCCTTCGGAGAAACCACAACAGATCTTGAGGGCGAGGACGACCCCGTAATGGAATGGCTGAAGTATATCTGATTCCTGGAAGGATTTCCTCTGAATCCCGCAACGCAAACCCCATATAAATTAAAGCAGAGGCCCTACCAGCAGGGGCAGGAGCGCTGTGATGTCCCCGTATACATTAACAAATTCGGCATCCTCCCTCACTTTCTTCCAGGAGATTGCCTCCTCAAGTTTCGCCCCGGATAACGATCCGTCGTATTCCTGTGCTGTGGTTACATACACTGCATAATCCAGGCCATCCCGGAACTGGTTCCACCATATTGTATGGTGCTTTGAGATTCCGCCCCCAAGCATAAGCGCCCCGGTCTTCTTTGCCTCGAAGACTATATCGGAAAGTTCATGCTCATCCCGCAGTAGATTTATCCTGAAGTCATGATGCTGTTCATAGAACGACCACAGCTGTGACCCGAATGATCCATCCGTCATTCCTGGCACATACACCGGAACATTGTTCTTTGCGGCATTGTACAGTATGGAATCTGGATTATTCATTTTCAGGCCAAATTCTCTTATTATCTCAGCACCTCCCCATTCCTTCCTGATGGAGTAAGCCTGCTCCAGGAAGGGTTGAACCTGAGCCTCGATTATCTCACCGTAGCTCTCATCCGGCACGAATACGTTTCCCAGCCTGTTTATACCAAGATTCCTCAATTCCCTGTCGCTGTAATCAAATGTGCCGCTGTAGTACTTCATGTAAGTGCGGGCTATGTCATGGTCAAGAGTCCCGTTTGTTGTAATGATAACGTCAATGAAGCCTTTCCTCACAAGATCGTTGATTATTCCCCTTGTACCCGTTGAAATTATGTCTGCGGGAAATGAAAGAAAGGTTGTATTCTGCTCACTGAACATCTTCCTGAGAATCGTCATGGCAGTATGCAGCTTTGCAGATGTGAATCCGCCTGATTCCCCAAACTGTTCCATTAATTCAGCCAGTGTTGTTTTCGCATTTATCCTGAGGTCCCTGACAGGAGAAGTCAGGAGTTCCTTCCTATCCATAGGATGGTATCATGACCACGCTAAAATTATTACCGAAATGATTGCCCTGAGGCAAAAAGCCTACGAATTGTCAGGGAGTCCCTTTTTTGGAAACCCCGACTAACACTGGTTTGACCCATATGATGACTGTCCGCCACTGCTTCTGAACTAAACATTTATATCATTGAACTCCGTGTGGGTCGTGTGAACACGGAACAGACTGTCATAAAAGAGGCCAATACAGTCGGAGGACTGCTCAAGGTGGTCATTCCAATTGCCCTTGGAATGTTTCTGGTTGGGTTTGATGCGAACCTTTTCTTCTTTGGTGGTACATTCATCCTGAAGACCATAAAGGTTAACCAGTTC
This genomic interval carries:
- a CDS encoding TIGR01777 family oxidoreductase, with product MEGKSSTVSVFGATGLIGSSVIRALMEDGYSIRIFARNVEKSRDMFPEINEHIRWDYTRDDWKQNLEGSAVVINFSGAPIFQKWKGNYRKEIWDSRVEATKQIVDAISKCTEKPAVLINGSASGIYGYDSFDDREVDESSPPGRDFWGDLVTAWEKEAMAAASMGVRVVLIRTSVVLTMKGGALPQLVSVFRKGIGGPISPGNQWFPWIHEDDEVGLVLFALENDNVSGPLNASDPQVPTMNEFAATLGEVMHKGSRIRIPITVIRLMMGEVSNVLAKGKKVVPRRAMELGYRFRYTDLKAALADLMGST
- a CDS encoding ornithine cyclodeaminase → MYYITEEDVRKNLGMKETIDAMETAFTEYGNGRATTSPRDRLIIGGVVYNTMPGVIEKYHLAGLKTYIASKNGARFVVAVFDTRSMDLVAVIEANRLGQVRTGALPAMVTSRIVKDRNPDICIVGSGFQAETQLEALLALYDPENVYVYSRNFGNASAFAERMSRLHGIAVTPAKSVAEGTRKARIVNSITDSNEAIFSRKDLGQEYHVNLCGGNLPNRREAAEDILTGSEVIIAENLDQALKESGEIIGFHENHPERQITELKDFINAGKADFKRSVFKSMGIGLEDVAAAYVVLKNMSLID
- a CDS encoding (2Fe-2S)-binding protein gives rise to the protein MTGKEISITINGEKKTAEVEPRMLLVHFIREIAGLTGTHVGCDTTNCGACTVIMDGRAVKSCTILAVQADGKKITTIEGLSRTPGKLHPVQKAFVDKHGLQCGYCTSGMVLTSFWLLNRKKKVTEEEIREAISGNLCRCTGYESIVDSIEEAQRNMEKEGEYTEEEIPVRRSR
- a CDS encoding deoxyhypusine synthase; its protein translation is MDRKELLTSPVRDLRINAKTTLAELMEQFGESGGFTSAKLHTAMTILRKMFSEQNTTFLSFPADIISTGTRGIINDLVRKGFIDVIITTNGTLDHDIARTYMKYYSGTFDYSDRELRNLGINRLGNVFVPDESYGEIIEAQVQPFLEQAYSIRKEWGGAEIIREFGLKMNNPDSILYNAAKNNVPVYVPGMTDGSFGSQLWSFYEQHHDFRINLLRDEHELSDIVFEAKKTGALMLGGGISKHHTIWWNQFRDGLDYAVYVTTAQEYDGSLSGAKLEEAISWKKVREDAEFVNVYGDITALLPLLVGPLL
- a CDS encoding cupin domain-containing protein; its protein translation is MQKTEEGFVKNFSQVEEIPMPGGGAIRWLITHRDGAPTFSMRLITVGKGKSTPYHSHDYEHEIFVVSGKCDVTLGNAQKTASEGDFIFIPPNLRHGMTATEDMKIICIVPIKAAKEILGE
- a CDS encoding xanthine dehydrogenase family protein subunit M, translating into MMPPAFEYYAPTGVDEVIDLLEKYGDDAKILAGGQSLIPLLKSRITEIPYLISLSGIKDLSYITESSNATRIGAMTVDSDLEYSDTIRKRYPILMDALARLADPLVRNMGTVGGNISHGDPSNDLPAVMLALKATFVARGRGGDRNINARDFFIDTFTTALEHDEVLTGISIPVWKEHSGGSYVKFERGTWNFSVAGSAVQLRLENGAVVEAGIAITSMGPKAMYIPEAEDYLLGKKFHKSVISEAADIVVEKSQPSPDTYGSVEYKKNILKRITMEALENAFRRSGGMK
- a CDS encoding xanthine dehydrogenase family protein molybdopterin-binding subunit, giving the protein MDLSEKMVTGRGNFVDDINLPGMLHLAFVRSPYARARIKSITGGITSRDIDMKMASVGEGASAGFEYLEHPVLAKEYVGYVGQPVAAVYSENAYEAEDLVDTVDVDYEPLTAIVDPEKALSADPMYPGLKSNILADRYLGEDFQVDAPVVIEDHFVNHRIATDPIEPRGIVAAYDGKRLTVWISTQSVHTIKQGFCEVMKLSPDAVRVIQTDTGGAFGLKGGFYPEYVVAAWLAMKEGRPVKWIETRSEHLLASRPGRGVVGRMKLYANREGRILGIKGDVIVDSGAFAGGSGEFSSRFIAMQITGPYEINNAHIHALSVLTNKVPQGPYRGAGRPEAAFFMERMVDRLADELHMDPVDVRMINATREPFVSPTGLTVEASKPFLEQAVKAMDYNGHRKKGNFGFGWFVLVPATMPGETARILVENRGIKVWLGGTAHGQRHDLFVKSILADELGVDPGIVEWQKGDTDQLKEGVGAWGSRSAMMGGSALVEAAHKLKEQVEKKHGKYSVSKLLDGKWDSYEYFHYDKPYTSLGANLITVSTDRYGRVRVDECISYYDLGKVLNMDNAIGQNAGGCAEGIGQTLYEGLMFDQNGQMITSSIADAGVVKATMVPRYRLILHSSESTLPSKAKGLGEAPTIGTPVALSRAIEVATGLHITETPINPEYLISAVREP